One genomic segment of Paraburkholderia phymatum STM815 includes these proteins:
- a CDS encoding molybdopterin-dependent oxidoreductase — protein MKTSDKPIVKLDREAILADARRELEMPSRRLFGKRMLTLGGLSLLTGCSITDEDSVNKFLTAVSRLNDRAQALLFDPKQLAPTYTEAQITRPFPFNAFYGIDDVPEVDGSDYRLKVSGLVTGQRVWTLPELYALPHAEQITRHICVEGWSAIGRWGGTPFAGFLRRIGADTTAKYVGFRCADDYYESIDMPTALHPQTLLTFEYDGERLPAKYGYPMKLRMPTKLGYKNPKHIVEIFVTNTYPGGYWVDQGYNWFGGS, from the coding sequence ATGAAAACCAGCGACAAACCGATCGTCAAGCTCGATCGCGAAGCGATTCTCGCCGATGCGCGCCGCGAACTGGAAATGCCTTCGCGCCGCCTGTTCGGCAAGCGCATGCTGACCCTGGGCGGGCTCTCGTTGCTGACCGGCTGCTCGATCACCGACGAGGACTCGGTCAACAAGTTTCTGACGGCTGTCTCGCGTCTGAACGACCGCGCGCAGGCACTGCTGTTCGATCCGAAGCAACTCGCGCCCACTTATACGGAAGCGCAAATCACGCGGCCGTTTCCGTTCAACGCGTTCTACGGCATCGACGACGTGCCCGAAGTGGACGGCAGCGACTATCGCCTGAAAGTCAGCGGTCTCGTGACGGGGCAGCGCGTGTGGACGCTGCCTGAACTGTACGCGCTGCCGCACGCTGAACAGATCACACGGCATATCTGCGTCGAAGGCTGGAGCGCAATCGGACGCTGGGGCGGCACGCCGTTCGCTGGCTTCCTGCGCCGCATCGGCGCCGATACGACCGCGAAGTATGTCGGCTTTCGCTGCGCGGACGATTACTACGAGAGCATCGACATGCCCACTGCGCTGCATCCGCAGACCTTGCTCACGTTCGAATACGACGGCGAGCGCTTGCCCGCGAAATACGGCTATCCGATGAAGCTGCGCATGCCGACCAAGCTCGGCTACAAGAATCCGAAACACATCGTCGAGATCTTCGTCACGAATACGTATCCCGGCGGCTATTGGGTTGATCAGGGCTACAACTGGTTCGGCGGTTCCTGA
- a CDS encoding pentapeptide MXKDX repeat protein, whose protein sequence is MKRLMTAVCFATLAMGTTAAFAQASGAMSNDAMSKDAMSHDAMKKDTMSHDTMKKNSKTKKHDAMGMDHPASGAMSQ, encoded by the coding sequence ATGAAACGACTGATGACGGCGGTATGCTTCGCCACGCTGGCGATGGGCACGACGGCTGCATTTGCGCAGGCGAGCGGCGCGATGTCGAACGATGCGATGAGCAAGGACGCCATGTCGCATGATGCGATGAAAAAGGACACCATGTCGCACGACACGATGAAGAAGAACAGCAAGACGAAGAAGCATGATGCGATGGGTATGGATCATCCCGCATCGGGGGCGATGTCGCAGTAA
- a CDS encoding class I SAM-dependent methyltransferase: MQYDEQKVQDFMGRMVEEFGAVASAPLIALGDRLGLYKAMTEQGWMTSEQVAERAGLAERYVREWLAAQAASRFIRYDPETARYQLDNEMAMCFAEDTSPTFLPGFTDCAEAMFRSLPKLEAAFRTGLGVGWHQHHPSLFKGTERFFRPGYAAHLVDEWIPALNGVEAILKGRGAKVADVGCGHGASTMLMADAYPDATFVGFDYHEPSVQRARELADEAGLGERVTFEVASAQAFPGNDYDLVAFFDCLHDMGDPTGAAAHVLQSLKPDGSWMIVEPFANDRLEDNLNPVGRVFYSASTLICTGASLAQEGRKALGAQAGEARLRDVVTAGGFTRFRRATQTPFNLIFQAQA; encoded by the coding sequence ATGCAATACGACGAACAAAAGGTGCAGGACTTCATGGGACGCATGGTGGAAGAATTCGGCGCCGTGGCGTCCGCGCCGCTGATCGCGCTCGGCGACCGGCTCGGCCTCTACAAGGCGATGACCGAGCAGGGCTGGATGACGTCGGAGCAGGTCGCCGAACGCGCCGGTCTCGCCGAACGATACGTGCGCGAATGGCTCGCGGCGCAGGCCGCTTCGCGCTTTATCCGCTACGATCCCGAGACCGCGCGTTATCAGCTGGATAACGAAATGGCGATGTGCTTCGCCGAAGATACGAGCCCGACTTTCCTGCCGGGATTCACCGACTGCGCCGAAGCGATGTTCCGCAGCCTGCCCAAACTCGAAGCCGCCTTCCGCACAGGCCTGGGTGTCGGCTGGCATCAGCATCATCCTTCATTGTTCAAGGGCACGGAGCGCTTCTTTCGCCCGGGCTATGCGGCACATCTGGTCGATGAATGGATACCCGCGCTCAACGGTGTCGAAGCGATACTCAAGGGGCGCGGCGCGAAGGTCGCCGATGTGGGCTGCGGACACGGCGCGTCCACGATGCTGATGGCGGATGCCTATCCCGACGCGACCTTCGTCGGCTTCGACTACCATGAGCCGTCCGTGCAGAGAGCCCGTGAGCTTGCCGACGAAGCGGGCCTCGGCGAGCGGGTCACGTTCGAAGTCGCGAGCGCGCAAGCATTTCCCGGCAACGACTACGACCTCGTCGCGTTCTTCGATTGCCTTCACGACATGGGCGACCCGACAGGCGCAGCGGCGCACGTCCTGCAGTCGTTGAAACCCGATGGGTCATGGATGATCGTCGAGCCGTTTGCGAACGACCGGCTCGAAGACAATCTCAATCCTGTCGGGCGCGTGTTCTATTCCGCGTCGACACTGATCTGCACGGGCGCGTCGCTGGCGCAGGAAGGCAGGAAGGCGCTCGGCGCGCAGGCGGGGGAAGCGCGGCTCAGAGATGTCGTGACGGCGGGCGGCTTCACGCGTTTCAGGCGCGCCACGCAAACGCCGTTCAATCTGATCTTCCAGGCGCAGGCGTAG
- a CDS encoding MarR family winged helix-turn-helix transcriptional regulator translates to MSSSRQAKRGVPAKQDLEAMSVFRYELRKFLRVSEEISNAAGITTLQYQLLLHVRGFEGRQWATVGELAERLQAAPNGTAALVSRCESAGLVTRKPDPADRRQVQVHLTPKGERCLLKLAAEHKAHYGSFGWVFGEANE, encoded by the coding sequence ATGAGTTCAAGCAGGCAAGCCAAGCGTGGCGTTCCGGCCAAACAGGATCTGGAAGCGATGTCGGTATTCCGTTACGAGCTGCGCAAGTTCTTGCGCGTCTCAGAGGAGATCTCCAACGCGGCCGGCATCACGACGCTGCAGTATCAACTGCTGCTGCACGTGCGCGGGTTCGAGGGGCGGCAATGGGCGACGGTCGGCGAACTGGCGGAGCGTCTGCAGGCGGCGCCGAACGGCACCGCCGCCCTCGTGTCGCGCTGCGAATCGGCAGGCCTCGTGACGCGCAAGCCCGACCCCGCCGATCGCCGTCAGGTGCAGGTGCATCTCACGCCCAAGGGCGAGCGCTGCCTGCTCAAGCTCGCAGCCGAGCACAAGGCACACTATGGCTCGTTCGGCTGGGTGTTCGGCGAAGCGAACGAGTAA
- a CDS encoding chloride channel protein translates to MRISAFFDRRAMLRARRLWLHYGVFWLGAVATGLVAVLYARLIDFGYDTFLHCTVAHWWLPLVLTPAIGAFGVWITRRCFPGAEGSGIPQVIATLHDGRDLGPRLLNLRILAGKIAVSFLSILGGFTIGREGPTIHVGASLMFSLRRFYPARLRNLRGGELERKLALAGAAAGLSAAFNAPLAGVVFAIEELTRSFEQRTSGVLITAIIFAGVVSLGLQGNYTYFGTIEIDGHFPDLLAVAAVLLGVVTGVAGGAFCWLLLNTERWMPAGLVTWRKAHPVAFGAACGLFIAVIGVAAGAHTFGSGYAEARGMLEGSSQLGASYPLLKMASMVGSYLPGAPGGLFAPSLAIGAGIGNALHLVFGQMQLPMLIALGMVGYLAAVTQSPITAFVIVIEMINGHALVLSLMATALISSQVSKLFAPPLYEALAQRYAAR, encoded by the coding sequence ATGCGCATTTCCGCATTTTTCGACCGGCGCGCGATGCTGCGCGCAAGGCGGCTCTGGCTTCACTATGGCGTGTTCTGGCTGGGGGCGGTGGCAACCGGGCTTGTCGCCGTCCTGTACGCGCGCCTGATCGATTTCGGCTACGACACGTTCCTGCATTGCACGGTTGCGCACTGGTGGCTGCCGCTCGTGCTCACGCCGGCTATCGGTGCATTCGGGGTCTGGATTACGCGGCGTTGCTTCCCCGGCGCGGAGGGCAGCGGCATTCCGCAAGTCATCGCGACGCTGCACGATGGGCGCGACCTGGGGCCGCGTCTGCTGAACCTGCGCATTCTGGCCGGCAAGATCGCCGTATCGTTTCTGTCGATCCTCGGCGGCTTCACGATTGGCCGGGAAGGGCCGACGATCCACGTGGGTGCGTCGCTGATGTTCAGTCTGCGGCGCTTCTATCCGGCGCGTTTGCGTAACCTGCGAGGTGGGGAACTCGAGCGCAAGCTCGCGTTGGCGGGCGCCGCCGCGGGGCTCTCCGCGGCGTTCAATGCGCCGCTTGCCGGCGTCGTGTTCGCGATCGAAGAACTGACGCGCAGCTTCGAGCAGCGAACCAGCGGTGTGCTGATCACGGCGATTATCTTCGCGGGCGTTGTCTCTCTCGGCTTGCAGGGCAACTACACGTATTTCGGCACGATCGAAATCGACGGCCACTTTCCGGATCTGCTGGCCGTTGCCGCCGTGCTGCTGGGCGTCGTGACGGGCGTGGCGGGCGGCGCGTTCTGCTGGCTGCTGCTCAATACCGAACGCTGGATGCCCGCTGGGCTCGTCACGTGGAGAAAGGCGCATCCCGTTGCGTTCGGCGCGGCGTGCGGCCTGTTCATCGCCGTGATCGGCGTGGCCGCCGGCGCGCACACGTTCGGCAGCGGCTATGCCGAAGCGCGCGGCATGCTAGAAGGCAGTTCGCAACTCGGTGCGAGCTATCCGCTGCTGAAGATGGCATCGATGGTCGGTTCGTATTTGCCCGGCGCGCCGGGCGGTCTCTTTGCGCCTTCCCTCGCGATCGGCGCGGGAATCGGCAACGCACTGCATCTCGTGTTCGGGCAGATGCAGCTTCCGATGCTGATCGCGCTCGGCATGGTCGGCTATCTCGCTGCCGTCACACAAAGCCCCATCACCGCATTTGTGATCGTGATCGAGATGATCAACGGGCATGCACTGGTGCTTTCGCTAATGGCGACGGCGCTAATATCGAGCCAGGTGTCGAAACTGTTTGCGCCGCCGCTTTACGAGGCGCTGGCGCAGCGCTATGCCGCCCGTTGA
- a CDS encoding SLC26A/SulP transporter family protein, giving the protein MKQGATGSTSESASASTSRSTSAPRVAGLLGDLTAGAVSTLVMLCYAMSLGTLIFSADLARYAELGVPTALISCIVTALVIALTSSMRLNIAGPDSNATAFLAGVAAGVASSVHADGGSPATIILTVLIAIALCSVLTGIVLFAIGSSRRSRSLQFLPYPVVGGFLAGTGYLLLAGAFRVLTGESPRWHTLGLLTQLHWLAWVPALFIGVLTTLLTRGRQHIAALPFVLVCGFALFYIALHLAGLSIDDARRLGLLLPQVRLHLFPDLHVPASLAQGAIDWPAIAAHLPESLIVTSASAITILMNSTAIGAATGEDIDLNREMRAAGLANIASGLLGGMIGYQSYNRSMLNARAGATTRLAGVFAALACLAALVASPGLVALFPVPVLVGLQLFMGLRLMLQWLVGAYARLNWYEYALVPGMLAAVALYGVVAGVIAGVIAACVMFALLYGRVSCVRMEFDATTRTSSVERSIEDSTHLHERGAQVCGLCLQGFLFFGTANSILQRVRERLQADTAARVRYVVLDFASTNGMDASVSIAFVKLRQLCASSGADLVLTALPARSRSLLAKSGTLNLRIHEFATLDAGLEWIEDRLLESCSLTQPSGEQDLRATLAPHFTPSALDRLCAHLEVRDLDAGEPLFLHGEPGDALYIVERGRVAVSLPLSGGRLVRLRSFGPGTVVGEMAVYTQTTRSADVIAEARTRVHRLSVPALFALEREDPVAAQQFHRFLIKTMASRLAVADEALRAAY; this is encoded by the coding sequence GTGAAGCAGGGTGCTACAGGTTCTACATCGGAGTCCGCGTCCGCATCGACGTCTCGAAGCACGAGTGCGCCGCGCGTCGCCGGCTTGCTCGGCGACCTGACGGCGGGCGCCGTCTCGACCCTCGTGATGCTCTGCTACGCGATGAGCCTCGGCACGCTGATCTTCAGCGCCGACCTCGCGCGCTACGCCGAACTCGGCGTGCCGACCGCGCTGATCAGCTGTATCGTCACTGCGCTGGTGATCGCGCTGACCAGCTCGATGCGGCTGAACATCGCCGGGCCCGACAGCAACGCGACCGCGTTTCTCGCGGGCGTCGCGGCGGGTGTCGCGAGCAGCGTGCATGCCGACGGCGGCTCGCCAGCTACCATTATTCTCACCGTGCTGATTGCGATTGCACTGTGTTCAGTGCTGACAGGGATCGTGCTGTTCGCGATCGGCTCGTCCAGGCGCAGCCGTTCCCTGCAATTCCTGCCCTATCCCGTCGTGGGTGGCTTTCTCGCGGGCACGGGCTATCTGCTGCTGGCGGGTGCGTTTCGCGTGCTGACGGGCGAATCGCCGCGCTGGCATACGCTCGGCCTGCTCACCCAACTGCACTGGCTCGCGTGGGTGCCCGCGCTGTTCATCGGCGTGCTGACGACTCTGCTCACGCGCGGACGACAGCACATCGCCGCATTGCCGTTCGTGCTCGTGTGCGGCTTCGCGCTGTTTTATATTGCGCTGCATCTCGCCGGACTCTCGATCGACGATGCGCGCCGCCTGGGCCTGCTGCTGCCCCAGGTCAGGCTGCACCTCTTCCCCGATCTGCACGTGCCCGCATCGCTCGCACAGGGTGCGATCGACTGGCCCGCGATCGCGGCGCATCTGCCCGAGTCGCTCATCGTGACGTCGGCGTCGGCGATCACGATCCTGATGAACTCGACGGCGATCGGCGCGGCAACGGGCGAGGACATCGATCTGAATCGGGAAATGCGCGCAGCAGGTCTCGCTAACATTGCGAGCGGATTGCTGGGCGGCATGATCGGTTATCAGTCATACAACCGCTCGATGCTCAATGCGCGAGCCGGCGCGACGACCCGGCTCGCGGGCGTATTCGCCGCGCTCGCGTGCCTTGCCGCGCTCGTGGCATCGCCCGGTCTCGTGGCGCTCTTTCCCGTCCCCGTGCTGGTCGGGCTGCAACTGTTCATGGGGCTGCGGCTGATGCTCCAATGGCTGGTCGGCGCGTATGCGAGGCTCAACTGGTACGAGTACGCGCTCGTGCCCGGCATGCTCGCCGCCGTCGCGCTCTATGGCGTCGTTGCGGGCGTGATCGCGGGCGTCATTGCCGCGTGTGTCATGTTCGCGCTGCTATACGGGCGCGTCAGCTGTGTGCGCATGGAGTTCGATGCGACCACGCGCACGTCGTCGGTCGAACGCAGTATCGAGGATTCCACGCATCTGCATGAGCGCGGCGCGCAGGTGTGCGGTCTGTGCCTGCAAGGGTTTCTGTTCTTCGGCACCGCGAATTCGATCCTGCAGCGCGTGCGCGAGCGGCTTCAGGCGGACACCGCCGCTCGCGTGCGCTACGTCGTGCTCGACTTCGCATCGACCAACGGCATGGATGCGTCGGTATCGATTGCGTTCGTCAAGCTGCGGCAACTGTGCGCGTCGTCGGGCGCCGACCTCGTGCTCACCGCGTTGCCCGCGCGCTCGCGCAGCCTGCTCGCGAAGTCGGGGACATTGAACCTGCGCATCCACGAATTCGCGACGCTCGATGCCGGGCTCGAATGGATCGAAGACCGTCTGCTCGAATCGTGCTCTCTTACGCAACCATCGGGCGAACAGGATCTCCGCGCGACGCTCGCGCCGCATTTCACGCCCTCCGCGCTGGACAGGCTATGCGCGCACCTTGAAGTGCGCGACCTCGACGCCGGCGAGCCGCTTTTCCTGCACGGCGAGCCGGGCGACGCACTGTACATCGTCGAACGCGGACGCGTCGCCGTTTCGCTGCCGCTATCGGGCGGCCGGCTCGTGCGGCTGCGCTCGTTCGGTCCCGGAACCGTCGTCGGCGAAATGGCTGTATACACGCAGACTACGCGAAGCGCCGACGTCATCGCCGAGGCACGCACGCGCGTGCATCGTCTGTCGGTGCCCGCGCTGTTCGCGCTCGAACGCGAAGACCCCGTCGCCGCGCAGCAGTTTCACCGCTTTCTGATCAAGACGATGGCGTCGCGCCTCGCCGTCGCCGACGAAGCGCTGCGCGCCGCCTATTGA
- a CDS encoding sensor domain-containing diguanylate cyclase: MRTRFPAIGFVLGTPARRQNTVSDTVRASLLSTAFDNAHPLFMAGLASAFVALVAYCRLHAAWAAIWLGVDVSILAARLLCIGAYERRNRASARHPDACAARYAPLCLLATLVLGLGTMSCVISPDRQLAALAIMVTAGILGGIGSRNAALPRLAIAQIVLGAVPIGIGAIAAPSRGSWILVPPLAAYLVAMVSIVWRHYDGLLALMSAEQRHAELAARFDAALAHMPHGLCTIDTAGKVVIANRRTAELFGARVERLKLDVPLPEFIGHVGLAHFDGPAFRAQIEERCAAWLHGERRAFDLELRDGRHLEITRNPVPDGSAVIIIEDVTQRRESEARILHLARHDPLTGLANRREFHDRLKLMLSAAPASAASRAAVFYLDLDGFKNVNDNLGHGAGDEVLTMVAARLEQTLRDGELAARLGGDEFAVIVRDSTPLVVATIARRIIRVVSRPYRLAAGRTVSIGTSIGIALSAPDDAVDALISRADEALYAAKQAGKGTFRVSQRDGVLL; encoded by the coding sequence ATGCGAACGAGATTTCCCGCGATAGGCTTCGTTCTCGGCACGCCGGCGCGCCGGCAGAACACCGTCAGCGATACCGTGCGCGCGTCGCTGCTGTCGACCGCGTTCGACAACGCTCACCCGCTCTTCATGGCGGGCCTCGCGAGCGCGTTCGTCGCGCTGGTTGCATATTGCAGGCTGCATGCCGCCTGGGCGGCCATCTGGCTCGGTGTCGACGTATCGATCCTCGCGGCGCGGCTGCTGTGCATCGGGGCGTACGAAAGACGAAACCGCGCGAGCGCCCGGCATCCCGACGCGTGTGCGGCGCGTTATGCGCCGCTCTGCCTCCTGGCGACGCTCGTGCTCGGTCTGGGCACAATGAGCTGCGTGATCTCGCCCGACCGCCAGCTGGCCGCGCTCGCGATCATGGTGACAGCGGGTATCCTGGGCGGAATCGGATCGCGTAATGCCGCCCTGCCCCGGCTCGCCATTGCGCAGATCGTGCTGGGCGCGGTTCCGATCGGCATCGGCGCGATCGCTGCGCCGAGCCGCGGCTCGTGGATACTCGTGCCGCCGCTCGCGGCCTATCTCGTCGCGATGGTGTCCATCGTCTGGCGGCATTACGACGGCCTGCTCGCGCTGATGTCGGCAGAGCAGCGCCACGCCGAACTGGCAGCGCGTTTCGACGCGGCGCTGGCGCACATGCCGCACGGCCTCTGCACCATCGATACGGCGGGAAAAGTGGTGATCGCGAACCGGCGCACGGCCGAGCTGTTCGGCGCACGCGTCGAGCGGTTGAAACTCGACGTGCCGCTGCCCGAATTCATCGGACACGTGGGACTTGCGCACTTCGATGGTCCGGCGTTCCGCGCGCAGATCGAAGAGCGGTGCGCGGCGTGGCTGCATGGCGAGCGCCGCGCGTTCGACCTCGAATTGCGCGACGGACGGCATCTCGAGATCACACGCAATCCGGTACCGGATGGAAGCGCCGTGATCATCATCGAGGATGTGACGCAACGCCGGGAAAGCGAAGCCAGGATCCTGCACCTCGCCCGCCACGATCCGCTGACGGGACTCGCCAACCGCCGCGAATTCCACGACCGTTTGAAGCTCATGCTGAGCGCGGCCCCGGCGTCGGCCGCGTCACGTGCGGCCGTGTTCTACCTCGATCTCGACGGTTTCAAGAACGTCAACGACAACCTCGGTCATGGCGCGGGCGATGAAGTGCTCACGATGGTGGCGGCGAGGCTCGAGCAGACGCTGCGGGACGGCGAGCTGGCGGCAAGGCTCGGCGGCGACGAGTTCGCTGTCATCGTCCGCGATTCGACGCCGCTCGTGGTCGCCACCATCGCGCGGCGGATCATCCGCGTCGTCAGCCGGCCCTATCGACTGGCTGCGGGCAGGACGGTGTCGATCGGCACCAGCATCGGCATCGCGTTGTCTGCTCCCGATGACGCCGTCGACGCACTCATCTCCCGCGCTGACGAAGCGCTTTACGCCGCAAAACAGGCGGGAAAAGGCACGTTCCGCGTGTCGCAGCGCGATGGTGTGCTGCTGTAG
- a CDS encoding putative bifunctional diguanylate cyclase/phosphodiesterase gives MNLHTAATPTLTRSLGRVNLIGVTVALLISGIVLLVYQAVSLRASLTDIARLQAAMVSENVSAALVFGDRRAAGDVLQHMRSLPYVESVAVFDKDDARFVLYAREGVSDAERNEGTLESVSHPRRLSFEDVIVSAPVELNGEHLGTVVLVATTEQMQAQFQRYASFIFGASACALLIARFVMTRMKSRLNDAERRLEYLALTDPLTDLPNRRAFFEELERRIASPARSKAPLTLVLIDVDDFKTINDTLGHGAGDELLKLVAAALKETVRAGDIVSRIGGDEFAVLASLDREPHQSQSTAAKIVLALARPFTLQGRSVAVTASIGYSRFPDDADDVPALVSNADIALYAAKNNGKNTAVAFEHHMVTQAQRRARLEQDLRAAIGNDALSVVYQPQFECRTGKLTGAEALVRWHHPHDGSISPEEFIPIAEGSDLIVLLGTWVMRRACRDAAQWNRRASSPVSVSVNVSARQLGQPTFTHDVLVALAESGLSSRSLVLEVTESLLMENVDDVTELMKTIRAAGVRLSIDDFGTGYSSLSYLQNFPLNELKIDRSFVRSLPESGQPIVTAIISMAHSFGLTVVAEGVEYPAQLAWLVDAQCDVVQGYLTGRPMSDVAIQRLVSAQRETALALTVPAGDA, from the coding sequence ATGAATCTGCATACGGCAGCCACACCGACCCTGACGCGCTCGCTGGGCCGCGTCAATCTGATCGGCGTGACCGTCGCGCTGCTGATCTCTGGCATCGTTCTGCTCGTCTATCAGGCCGTATCGCTGCGCGCATCGTTGACGGACATCGCCCGTCTGCAGGCGGCAATGGTGTCGGAGAACGTGTCGGCGGCGCTCGTGTTTGGCGACAGACGGGCGGCGGGCGACGTGCTCCAGCATATGCGCAGTTTGCCGTACGTCGAAAGCGTCGCCGTGTTCGACAAAGACGACGCGCGCTTCGTCCTCTATGCGCGCGAAGGCGTCTCCGACGCGGAGCGCAACGAAGGCACGCTGGAATCCGTCTCGCACCCGCGACGCCTTTCCTTCGAAGACGTGATCGTGTCCGCGCCAGTCGAACTGAACGGCGAACATCTCGGGACCGTCGTGCTGGTTGCGACGACGGAGCAGATGCAGGCGCAGTTCCAGCGATACGCATCGTTCATTTTCGGCGCGTCCGCGTGCGCGTTGCTGATTGCCCGCTTCGTGATGACGCGGATGAAATCGCGTCTCAACGACGCGGAGCGGCGGCTCGAGTATCTCGCGCTCACGGACCCGCTCACCGACCTCCCCAACCGCCGCGCGTTCTTCGAAGAACTGGAGCGTCGCATTGCATCGCCGGCGCGCTCGAAAGCGCCGCTGACGCTCGTGCTGATCGACGTCGACGACTTCAAGACGATCAACGACACGCTCGGCCATGGCGCCGGCGACGAGCTGTTGAAGCTGGTGGCGGCGGCGCTCAAGGAAACGGTGCGCGCCGGCGATATCGTGAGCCGCATCGGCGGCGACGAATTCGCCGTGCTGGCGTCGCTTGACAGGGAGCCGCATCAAAGCCAGTCGACCGCCGCAAAGATCGTTCTTGCACTGGCCCGCCCGTTCACATTGCAGGGACGCAGCGTCGCGGTGACGGCGAGCATCGGCTACAGCCGTTTCCCGGACGATGCCGACGACGTCCCCGCGCTGGTCAGCAATGCGGACATCGCGCTATACGCGGCGAAGAACAATGGCAAGAACACGGCCGTCGCGTTCGAGCACCACATGGTCACGCAGGCGCAGCGACGTGCGCGCCTCGAACAAGACTTGCGCGCTGCCATCGGCAACGACGCACTGAGCGTCGTCTATCAGCCGCAGTTCGAATGCCGCACGGGAAAGCTGACGGGCGCCGAAGCGCTGGTGCGGTGGCATCATCCGCATGACGGCAGCATCTCGCCGGAAGAGTTCATCCCGATCGCGGAAGGCAGCGACCTGATCGTCTTGCTCGGCACCTGGGTGATGCGACGCGCATGTCGTGACGCGGCGCAATGGAACAGGCGTGCTTCGAGCCCTGTGAGCGTGTCCGTCAACGTGTCCGCACGACAGCTCGGTCAACCGACCTTCACGCACGACGTGCTGGTCGCGCTTGCCGAAAGCGGCCTTTCCTCGCGATCCCTCGTGCTCGAAGTGACCGAGAGTCTGTTGATGGAAAACGTCGACGACGTGACGGAACTGATGAAGACGATCCGTGCTGCGGGCGTCCGCCTGTCGATCGACGACTTCGGCACCGGCTATTCGTCCTTGTCGTATCTGCAGAACTTTCCGCTCAACGAGTTGAAGATCGACCGCAGCTTCGTGCGATCGCTGCCGGAATCGGGACAGCCCATCGTCACCGCGATCATTTCGATGGCCCACAGTTTCGGCTTGACTGTGGTTGCCGAGGGCGTGGAGTATCCCGCGCAACTCGCCTGGCTCGTCGACGCGCAATGCGATGTCGTGCAGGGGTATCTGACGGGCCGGCCCATGAGCGATGTGGCGATACAGAGACTCGTGAGCGCGCAACGCGAAACGGCGCTCGCTCTCACCGTGCCGGCCGGGGACGCCTAA
- a CDS encoding YfiR family protein, with the protein MRTASKIAASAVAGAMAACLCIRSTRAQVDESVLTAAYVYNMTQFVTWPAGSLTDTQLVVCASGQGGLSSELEKFAGKATGGRIWTVAALAGNEKPSRCNVIVLERETPVSRALADVLASDSPVLVIANFDMGSRPWIVRLFTEDDHIRFDIDKSEAGRRRLSLSSRLLRLARSVL; encoded by the coding sequence ATGCGGACCGCCTCGAAAATCGCCGCATCGGCAGTCGCGGGAGCGATGGCCGCTTGCCTGTGCATCCGCTCGACCCGCGCACAGGTCGACGAATCGGTATTGACGGCGGCTTACGTTTACAACATGACGCAGTTCGTGACCTGGCCAGCAGGATCGCTTACGGACACGCAGCTCGTCGTCTGCGCGAGCGGTCAGGGCGGCCTGAGCAGCGAGCTCGAAAAATTTGCCGGCAAAGCGACCGGCGGCCGGATCTGGACCGTGGCCGCGCTTGCGGGCAACGAGAAGCCGTCCAGATGCAACGTGATCGTGCTCGAAAGAGAGACGCCCGTCTCGCGAGCACTCGCCGACGTACTCGCGTCGGACAGTCCCGTCCTCGTCATCGCCAACTTCGATATGGGCAGCCGCCCGTGGATCGTGAGGCTATTCACGGAGGACGACCACATACGTTTCGATATCGACAAAAGCGAAGCCGGACGACGGCGTCTGTCGCTGAGTTCCAGGCTATTGCGCCTTGCGAGGAGCGTCTTATGA